In a single window of the Pseudomonas entomophila genome:
- a CDS encoding DUF4398 domain-containing protein yields the protein MELTLMKTRIAYPTSTHLRGLKLAALALGGSLALAGCAGNPPSEQYAVTQSAVNSAVSAGGTEFAAVEMKAAQDKFKKAEIAMHDKQYDQAKLLAEQAEWDARVAERKAQAAKAQKAVQDARQGVRDVREEGLRSAE from the coding sequence ATGGAGTTGACCCTCATGAAGACCCGCATCGCATACCCCACTTCCACTCACCTGCGCGGGCTCAAGCTGGCCGCTTTGGCGCTGGGTGGCAGCCTGGCGCTGGCCGGTTGCGCCGGCAATCCGCCCTCCGAGCAGTACGCCGTGACCCAATCGGCGGTCAATTCGGCGGTGAGCGCCGGCGGCACCGAGTTCGCGGCGGTGGAAATGAAAGCAGCCCAGGACAAGTTCAAGAAGGCCGAGATCGCCATGCATGACAAGCAGTACGACCAGGCGAAACTGCTGGCCGAGCAAGCCGAGTGGGACGCCCGCGTCGCCGAGCGCAAGGCCCAGGCGGCCAAGGCCCAGAAAGCCGTGCAGGATGCTCGCCAGGGTGTCCGCGACGTGCGTGAGGAAGGCCTGCGCAGCGCTGAATGA
- a CDS encoding pilin assembly protein, producing MKIRELAQHWEQNAAGRLSPTRHVLHLDMEAEARLAALIDMYPKRSPEELLGELVAAALEELEASFPYIKGQQVIATDEEGDPLYEDIGPTPRFLALSRRHLQALGSQEKNKRH from the coding sequence ATGAAAATTCGCGAACTCGCCCAGCACTGGGAACAGAATGCCGCCGGGCGCCTGAGCCCCACCCGCCATGTCCTGCACCTGGACATGGAAGCCGAAGCGCGCCTGGCCGCGTTGATCGATATGTATCCCAAACGCAGCCCCGAGGAACTGCTGGGCGAACTGGTTGCCGCGGCCCTGGAGGAGCTGGAAGCCAGCTTCCCCTACATCAAGGGCCAGCAGGTGATCGCCACCGACGAGGAGGGTGATCCGTTGTACGAGGACATCGGCCCGACTCCACGCTTCCTGGCGCTCTCCAGGCGTCATCTGCAAGCCCTTGGCAGCCAGGAAAAGAACAAGCGTCACTGA